GAGGCAGGAAAATGTCCCTATTTCACAACCCCATTACAGGACTGGCAAGTTTTCCTGCTATTGACAGGGAACAAATCCCAGAGCGTCTCAGCACAAAGACTCATCGGATATGCACCAAGCTAGTGTGGAGGGAGCACAGAAAGAGTGAGGACGCAGTAAAATAGGCTAGAGTTTGTGACAGGACTATTCCTACCACCACTGCAATAACCTATGCTATCACCCAAACGGACAGCCTTTTGCAGTCCTACTCAATACTAGGACAACCTTGGCAGCTTTTTCCAGGAGAATATTCTTGGTGGACTTGGTAGAacataatgtttaaaaattccAAAAAGCACAGGCCTAAaagactttgcatttgctgcagCTGTTACCTTAGTAGCAGCAGGGTTGAGCACAGGATGCGGAAGTAGAAGAAACCTAGCTGAATGTTGCTTGCTCTCAAGATCAACAATTTGGTaggatttttctcatttggaaaTCAGACCTGCTCAGACTATTCTTCCCACAAGTAGTCCTGCACCCAAAATTAACTAGGTTCAAGTATAGCATGCCTGTTGCTTCTCAGGGCCACAACTGAAGTCACTTATACCAGAGATGAGTACTCACAAGCTCATTTGGCCAAGCTCATCCTCTATGGCCAATAGAAggtcagaaatatttctggtgACAGAAGATGATGTGGAACAAGCAGATGCAGATTTTGAAGCAACAGTTCGTCCTGAAATCCCAGGTGCAGCTCCTTCTTGGCCTCGCGATGAGAAATGAGGATTGCGGTGCTTCATAATATGCAATACGCTTTGTACGTTTGCAGTAACAGAATGGCTGGAGCTGGCAGACTTGAAGAAAACTTAATAAGTGGTTTACAGAAGTAATAAACAACTACAATGAAGAGACTTATTAAAACTGTAGATGCCAATTTAGTAAGAACATTTCATTACACTCACCTTCCCAGCCACAAAAGGAAGCACACCAGCCTTTACATGAAATTGTGGAAGGCCTGTTTTCTTCACAGTAGTATTTTTCTGCCATAAGATATAAAGGAAAAGTAAGATAAGAAATTCCAATGTGCTGGGCCAACAGCAAAAtcttaaacaacaacaacaacaaaaaagtaaaatccaaataaacaaacagtgAAATGCATCAACTCAGTTTccctctttaaagaaaaatccctCCTGTATATGGAAGAAGTAAGATTTTCCAACAATAACAGCTAAATAAATTCTATTCCAGATGTACTTAGTAGATAGTTTGACAAATAGATTGACATTAGAAACTGGGCATTGCTTACATAAGTTTGCAAAACCTGAGTTGCAAAATTTTGACCAATCTGTAACCTGTGTTCCTAAATGAATTCTCTTGATTTCAGCATTCCCCCCACAACCATCTTAAGATTACTTAGTTCAAATTGAGGAGAATTAGTTTTGCcagataaaatgaaaagcagctaaGATAGGACAAGAAAGCAGGCAGTAAGACTGTAACAGTGGTTATTGTCATGCTGGTGAGGGTGTTAACAGCCCTATTCCAGTTTCAACAAGAGCGAGGcgggcagggggaggagggtAAGAAGAGAGAGGTATTCAGCACTGTTCTTCCCTTGGGAAAGGGAATAAAGCATTGCAGACAAGTCAAGTGCCCCTTGCGTCACCACTTTTTTGCAAATTCCTGTCTCTCTACAAATCAGATCCTATCAGCAACAGTATGCTAATGATAAACTTTCATGTTAccttctgagtttttttcttctttctatttttctttttgggttCATTTTGAGATGAAACCAAAGAcaacaaaattctgtttatcTCAAATTCTGTTTGAAGCTGtgggaaaaagcagagaaaaagaagtatttaatgaaatattataaGTCTGAAATCACATGGTTTGATTAATGCCCTTCATGCATGGATGCGAATCAATTAAGGACACTATTAACTGTTCTGTTTGGGAAGTATaagctacatttaaaatttgaatagATTACTAGGATGGCATGATATCAGACAGATCTTGCAATACTGTCTTAGAAGTTCCTATTTTCAGCAGTTCAAGAATAATTCAAGAAACTCcatatttctctgctttgacaCCCAGGAACTGAGTAAGTAAATTCTGCTGCATGCTAGTAGTGTGATCATAAAATCCTGAAGAGTATGCACATTTGGATCTTGCCATTTGGGGGCAGATAGAACCGAGCCCATTCATGTAACACTGAGGTCAAACCTGCTGGATCATCCAGGGATTGCTCTGTAGATCAAAGTTGATATAAAAGCCAATAATAAATAAGGTAATAGCCattccaattaaaaatacaacaagGGCTGTGCTTTACCATGTATAGCAGACTTGGATAAACAGCACTAGAACTTTACCACTAAAGAGATTATTCTGGCTTTTCTCTCAAAAGGAAGTTGAGGCAGCCACAGCACACCCGCCGTTTCCTAACCCAGACCCAACAAACTTAAATCAATCCTGCAGTGAACTCAGATAGGAGTAATACCAGTTTAGCACTCAATTTACTACACTGAAGTCTTTTCTTGAACAGTTGTTTATACTACTGCTAAGGTCAGTCTATCTGCTCTGGGAAAGTTGTTCTTGCTATGTTTCTCAGCAGATAAAATCTTCATACTAggctttctgctctgcagcagcagaaatagTTCAAGAAACCCCCCAAACTGCAAATTTCCAACTGTGCCATTCTGTTGGAAAGTGGTCACACACCTGGGCTACAATCTGCAGGTTATTTCAAGGTTCCTGGACTGATGAAAGCCAACAGGCCTTTGAAGAGGTATAGAAAGTGACTGCAACGATGAATTAATTTAAGCTATTAGCTGTGCTTACAGCTAGATTCTTATAATACTATTCTTCAGCTCTTGCATTCGCCCCTGGGGAATGTCACAACaaactgctttctttcaaaatagctGCTACTTCTCAATGAAGTGAGGTTTAGAACACCTAAAGTCACTTTGCTCCTTTAACAAAAGATCACTTTTATTCttgattttgttctctttgggGAATACTCCTCTCTCAATGGATGGTGCCCCACAAGAACTGACTATGAAATCACAGAACAGTGAACTATTCAAATTCTCATTTAACAAATGGTGTAACAGTATCACTGATTCAAGACTTTTCCAAGAATAATCTAGTGTATTAGATTCCAACAAATCTTCAAAAGAGGAAGACAACAAAACAACCAACCTTACTTGGCGTGCTCAGTTTCTTATGTGATCCACTTTCTAGTTACTGTAAGCTAAGGTTATCTGATTTAGTTGCAGTTTttttagaaattcattttctactCAGATCACTTATAGCAGCTTTCTGGCagatgaaatgtatttattaacaacaacaacaacaaaacaagtAGAATCTTCTTGGAGCAAGACATGCAGGACACTACACAAGCTTTCTATTACATAGTTTATTCCTGGTCCAGTGAGTATTACAGAAGTTCTTCCTTGCTAATAATCATGtcaaatttaaaagcaataaaaaaggGCAGGGAGAATAACTttcttcagtattaaaaaaaagataaaataaaaccttttcaCTCTACCTGAGCAGCTTTGTCTTGTATTAGCTTGCGCTGATGTTCTTCTttacaaagcttttcttctaaGTGTTTGATCTTGTCCTGAATTTGAAGGCAAAATGCTTAGTCACACTTCAGTTTGTCACATTGAATTAGAAGTATGAAGTTGCTTGCAATTGTAATCTGGAATAAAACAGGACTGTAGGAATCTTTAAGGCCCAGATTGAAAAAACAGGCTTACAGAAATGAAGCCAAGTCAGGAGGCATTCAACAAAATTCAACAAGGTGTGTTTTATTATCTTAGCTTTAGCAGAGGAAACTTCTGCAAAACTTAGGACTATTAACAGTATGCCATATAAATCATATGAAATGAAGGACTTTCAGACTGGCACTTCATGCCTGCTTACTTCTGCAATTCTCTGAGTAGCAGTAAGTTTAAGACATTGTTCTTCTAGCACTTCAAGCTTTTCAAGTTTTGTATGCAATTCCACCTGGTTCTGATTCTTCTCCTTCTGAAGCTGggtctgaaaaaaataagccaaaGTTGATTTGGTTGCTGACTGAAATTGTTtcagacagcaaaaaaataaacacccTACAGTAAAGATTTTTACCTAGtttaaatgatatatttttaaaaattgaaaagcgATGAAAAACACCATGCAGACAAAGACAACTCAGGTTTCCAGCAGTTTCTTTGTCTTCCAAATATGCAGCTGTTAACATGGTTTTGTTCATTAGCAATTTCACCTAGGGAGTCTTTTTGTACAATTCACTGAATGGGCTGGCATCAGCAAGTCAGACAGCAAATTGCCTATTTACTGTCAACCTGAGCAGAGTTGAGGAAGAATGAGGGACAAACAGTTCAGATCTTAAACATTTCTATACTTTTGTACAACATCACTGCTTTGTTAATTACGTTAATAAGTCTCACCTGTTGTTCTAAAACcatatttttctccagttctgCACTGGAAACCATTTTCTTCATGTAATCCAGCTGTTTCTCCAGCAGGGAGCAGCGGGATTGTGCTGCGTTTAACTGCACACTTACATCTACAGAGATGCAGAGACATTCAGTACAGCAACAGGAATTACACATTTAGCTAGTTTGTCAACTCATTTGAAGAACTCTTTAGCCTCCAAAACATGCAAGAAGAGTTGTGTAGGtctgaacaaaaatatatgCTATTAAGACATAAAAATCAGGATGCTTCTTCAGAGCTAGACCCTAATATGAATTCCAAAGGTATAAGCACTGCAGTTACTTTGGTTTATACCAGCAGATATCTAACCAGAACTCAGTTTCTTTCTCGCCCCTCACTTTTTCTCAAGTTAGCAGTGCTATACAAGTAAACAGGTGTTTGCTTATTGTAGGAGTTAAATATATCACCTGAAATTTGctcattctttaaaatagcattatGGAGTAAGCAATACTCAATTAGTATATGTAAAAATAACTAGATTTAGAGTTATCAGGAAGGACAATACACCTGCCCtattctgaagcaaaaaaaaaaaaaaaaaaaaaaaaggaagaggggtATGGGGTGGCGTTAATTAGCAActtagcaaaataaacaaacactcCCTGGATTATGCAGTCTTTGAGCTGCTGTGGCTATACCTTATCACTCAGAGAAATACctttcctctgttgcattaGTTCTTGATGTGATATTTCCTTTCTGTAGGATTCATGCTCTAAGGCCTTCTTATATCGAGCAGCTTCTGCAGAGAGGCTGCACAGATTATCTTCTGCCTGTGATCTCTCCAGCTCTAAGCGGTGGATCTTTTCTTGAAGGGTTTTCAGGGCTGCCACCACAGCTAGCAAACAATGCAAAAGTTACACTTTCAGCTCCTACAGCAGTTctttattcttattatttttataaaccaCTTCAACAAGCAAAATACTatctaaattttctttctagGATCTCTCCTAAAGTGAATGATATGCCCCAACAAAGCACTGAAACACTCAAAACgcatttaggaaaagaaaaaaaaaaaagaacatttactACATAACTGAGGTATAAAGCACAGGTCCTATGAACAAAGCTATTTTCATTCCAAATGTTAGTAAGCACAAAGAATTCATAACAAATTAAATAGAACAAAGCCTAGAACTTAGAACTGTGAGCATCTCCTTGCacaaaaggagggagaagaggtaTCAAAGTTAGCTCACAAGTTTTGTTGTAATGGAGCTGGTTTGGACAGATAATAAGGACACTGTGATGGGGGGAAACAAATACAAAGGAATGTTTTAGTAGAGGGTGCATTCTAAAAACTTTGTTGTTTCAAAAGGTAACAATTCAAATTTCTAACTTCTGGTatcaaatgatattttaaactataaaaatgaacttgaaaGATACTGCTTTTAGCTTCAAACTGAAAGAAGAGTCAAAATTCTATCAAGAATAAAATCACAGTTCCAACTTCAATTTCAATGAAAATCTATCAGCTCTCCAGAAAACATACATATCTGTGAATACTTAAAGTATGTTCTGTAACAAGTTAAGCTTCTTATCTGAAATTTCACAAACCTTAATATTTTCCCTATACCAATACTTTTGGTGGTGGAATACTCAGCAAATAGTGCTAGCTCCATAACAATTCTCATCAGCTTCCCCACCTCCTCCAGAACCAAAAAGTCAAGAGACAAGAGAGCAAAAAGATGAAGCAATGCCATACAAGATCTTTCTACAGGCATACAAAACACTTCTTCACTTAAACACTTAGCCATGTAACATTAAACTgaacattttaatacaaaaactCCCAAATACTGTATGAGAGAAAATTATTACAGGAATCACAGATTCTTCAAATGCTTCCACAAAGTGAAGAGCAATGCTCGCAAACACATAGGCTATGGCTGTGCAACCTCCCAAAATTGGCCATGACACTAACACTGAGCATGGTACACTCGTGATTTGCTGAGCTCTCTGGACATGCTACGCCACCAAGCATTTGTCTTGCGAGCTCCAGACAGCAGTCATCAGTTAAGGTAAGGGACAAACCTAGTGGCTTTCTCTCTGTCCAGTGAATCTGGCTGTGCAGCACAGAGCATCTGTGCTAGAAACAGTACACGGTATTCCCTATTGCTTCATTAGAGTATTGAGAGCAAGTAACTTGCAACTGTCACAGAACTGGGCCCGTATCTTACGCAGCCCAATATGCTGATAACTGTTTTCTGAAGGACTGTTTTATTCACAAGGTCTCTCAAGGAACCATACCACACAAAAAGCTTAGAAGTAATTTTAAGTTAGAGGGGGTTAAACAACACTACACAAAGCCAATTTCAAGTCAGAGTAGCCCACTAATgaactttgttgttgttgttttaaagtCACGAACTTCTTCTGCTGAGTTTGAAGCATTCTCCTTTGCTTACAGAGGAAGTCTGACAATTTTTAAGTTAAACAATTTTCAAAGCCAAAGTTTATAAGGATGTTAGAAGACTCGCGGCAGTTTCCATTCCAGGAGTATGACTTCAGGGACCACTCCCTCAGGACACATATACATCCTGTCTCAATGTCAGTCTGATAATTACAGCAGGTCATTCAACAGAGTAAAAGAGAATGCGGAATTTACTCTAGAGATTTTGCATGGAGCAATTAAAAAGACCACTTTATGGATATATTTTGGCTTTACCTTGGTTGTTGGGGATAGGTGATAGCCTGTCACCACCAATAGCTGTCAACTTCTTTGATTCTCTACAAGTAAAGGCTGCAGGAAGTATTTTATCTGGTGGCTGAAGAAAGCTTCCTATGAAACTGTGCTTTGATTCAGAATCCATAGCCTGTAGGAAGAGAGATATATAATGCCATTAATGAACTATATAATAGTGACAATGTTTTCAAGGTACATCACTGGACAGTTCTTGGCTCTGTTTGTATCAAATCAGATCATTTggtcaaaaataaataaatcacacaCATACGTACACACACGCACAGCAATCCTGTATTTTTAGGCAATTCCAAATCAATGCCTTTTGCATCACTAATGATAGCTCTTCTCAAGGACCTGAAGGTTTGTAAGATTTTTCTTGgttctaattatttttccttttaaaagccaaagattaatatttttctagtatCTGTTTTATGGACTTTCGCATCTGCCTGCAGTACTCTCTGCAGAGCTAGCATTGAGGTCTTGCAACTTGTTTTCACTTACAGCCTCCTCAGTGCTTTCATACTTACCTTTTTACATATGTTGGTCTATACAATAAAGTCACGGTGCCCAACATCTAGCATGGAGGTAACAGAAAGGATATTTAACATGCAATATTCTTGTGATTACTACCAATAGTCTTCCCGTTACTAAACCTATGTATTAAGTCCTGTTTCTCCACTCCCTTTCTGCACCACcttttcaagttattttatCACAAGCACATTTGAAGACTGTTTGCATTGCGCCAAACAGTGATCCTCCTCAATCTCCAAGACATGGACAGCGAAACTTGCACAAAATGCTATCACTCAAGAGTTTATAATACAGGGCAAATTCCTGCACGGTAACAAGGACGTGGCCGTACCTGCCACAAGACGCTACCTACCACACAACTCCGCACACATGTCCCAGGAGCCGCACACCACACATCTAAAACAGGTTTTCTGCTCAGGCAAAGCCATTTATGTATTGCTAACTCCCAAGGAAGCCACAAAAAGGAGGTACCTAATAACAGGGGGAAGAAATCCTTAGAAAAGTCATGCAATTACAAAGTGCTTTCTAGGAGAAGTCACTCCTGCTGGGGGTGGGTGGGAGGAGATTTCCAGTGGAGGTACCAGTGCCTAGGAAAAGCTCTCTCAGCACCATAACAAATAAAAGCATCCATGTCCATCCACACAGCTAGGCACTAAAACAAAGAtactaagaaatatttttgctctgttcCTAGTTGTCATTACGCAGGTGTAGACACCAGCCTCTGCTATCCTGTAGCCCCCGCAGAGTACTGGGAAACACCCAACCTGGCTGCCCCTGGCAGGTTTATTAACCATGTCAAGCAGCACAGGAGGCAGAAGCAAGAAGTAGAAGGCAGCAGAAATTTCAGAGAAGGATGAGAAAATCCTGTGCCCACACAGACGGCCTCGCTGTTGTCTTTAGATAGAGGAGGAGACACATGGCATGGCACACTGGCACATTCACCTGGGAAGGCCTGGAAGAAAGAGCATTTGAAGTGTTTCTATTTTGATTATTGTTTGCCAAAGCTCTTTTTGGGGGGCCCTCATGAAACCTGGCGAGGAAGAAGTGAATTCAGTATCTTACGGATACAAAGCAGCAACAGACAGTTTGCTGTGCTCACCAGGCACTAGCACAGAAAGCACAAGGGCTTTGCACAGCAAAGGTGGGCACTTCCCCACGAAGCAATGTCCCTTCCACACACTTTAGCAAGTCCCCATCTAGGGGTGCTCTGCTGAGCAACATCCTGCAAGTGCAAAGCTGAGGCTCTACCAAAAGGAAAGGCACAGTTTTgacttatttttccattatcGTCTTTCCTGTGTGCCATAGCTTTCTGATTGTTACTGTCCGGAAAAAGAACAGCTGCAACATCAAACAGAAGAATGGCTGAATACTTTTCTTCCCAAGTCTACCTACACATGAGGTTATTGCAAAGTGAAGCAGGATATGGATTCACAATTTCTATAGCCTCCCAATTCTGGTGCACAGTCAATATCAGTGAATTTACTCCACTAGCAAAGTACACCAAAACATCTGACCAGGGAGCTAGTTAGGACTAGTGAGTGTAATGTAAATTCACACTTTCTTTTATATTAACTTTCCTTTGAAAGCAACCCCCCATTCTCTATTCTTTAGTTTAAACCATCATACCTACTTGATACTCCAAAAATGTGAAATTAGCAAGACTTACCCATCTTCCCGTTGCTTCTCAAAAGACTAAAGAAAAGGTCcataaaaatgcatatacacacacccaCAACAAACTTTCTACCACTACCATTATCCTTGGAATGCAACTTTGGAAGCTTTTGCATAAAAAGGTCATTTTTACTCACGCCAGCAAACCCTTTCAGAAGTCAGCATAATTACAGACTCATTTTTCCAGGAGTACTCCAGAGGAATCTGGCTTTCTTGCAAGTTTGCAGCTGCTACATAGGAATTAGTTTCCTTACGACCTTCACGTAAACAAGTTCTGCTGTTTCCGAGGAGATGGGTATGTTGACGGTTGTAAGAAGGGCAGTGAGCCGAAGCAAATAACGAATCAAAGAGGGAGGGaataaaataccagaaaataTGAGAATTTCTGATCGCacaaatagtaaaaaaaaacacctattTGAGGGAgttagaaaaaaagcactttagtTCTGTAATGGATGGAGGAATAAAGTGAAACAGAAGCCAGCTCACCACTCCAGTGCTGGAGAACCATCTAATCCAGTGTGGGATGCAATGTGCAAACCCATGATTTTACCAGCATAGTAGAGAGGGTAACAAGCTGCAatctggggctgagcaggaagcTGAGGGTGAGAACTCCTGAAGCTGCACAGCTCACATACCTAGGTTTGCAGACGTGCCGCTGTGGATAGTTATGGACTCTTTGTTTCGCCACAGATTGCTCCAACAAGGAGGTGGTATAAAATAGGCAGAAGGACCTGCTG
The sequence above is a segment of the Rhea pennata isolate bPtePen1 chromosome 3, bPtePen1.pri, whole genome shotgun sequence genome. Coding sequences within it:
- the CEP57L1 gene encoding centrosomal protein CEP57L1 isoform X5, which encodes MAMDSESKHSFIGSFLQPPDKILPAAFTCRESKKLTAIGGDRLSPIPNNQAVVAALKTLQEKIHRLELERSQAEDNLCSLSAEAARYKKALEHESYRKEISHQELMQQRKDVSVQLNAAQSRCSLLEKQLDYMKKMVSSAELEKNMVLEQQTQLQKEKNQNQVELHTKLEKLEVLEEQCLKLTATQRIAEDKIKHLEEKLCKEEHQRKLIQDKAAQLQTEFEINRILLSLVSSQNEPKKKNRKKKKTQKKNTTVKKTGLPQFHVKAGVLPFVAGKFSSSLPAPAILLLQTYKAYCIL
- the CEP57L1 gene encoding centrosomal protein CEP57L1 isoform X1: MAMDSESKHSFIGSFLQPPDKILPAAFTCRESKKLTAIGGDRLSPIPNNQAVVAALKTLQEKIHRLELERSQAEDNLCSLSAEAARYKKALEHESYRKEISHQELMQQRKDVSVQLNAAQSRCSLLEKQLDYMKKMVSSAELEKNMVLEQQTQLQKEKNQNQVELHTKLEKLEVLEEQCLKLTATQRIAEDKIKHLEEKLCKEEHQRKLIQDKAAQLQTEFEINRILLSLVSSQNEPKKKNRKKKKTQKKNTTVKKTGLPQFHVKAGVLPFVAGKSASSSHSVTANVQSVLHIMKHRNPHFSSRGQEGAAPGISGRTVASKSASACSTSSSVTRNISDLLLAIEDELGQMSFEHQELLKQIQETHNSKVREDLERELDCLVKKMEIKGEQISKLKKYHASIRKNVQKIKQKTQKLKQEAVHVKLKCGDPKETKEIPVAIKENRSKTCPGQKSKSSLQLLKNVQKLQSTLKRDDIMWEQ
- the CEP57L1 gene encoding centrosomal protein CEP57L1 isoform X4; protein product: MAMDSESKHSFIGSFLQPPDKILPAAFTCRESKKLTAIGGDRLSPIPNNQAVVAALKTLQEKIHRLELERSQAEDNLCSLSAEAARYKKALEHESYRKEISHQELMQQRKDVSVQLNAAQSRCSLLEKQLDYMKKMVSSAELEKNMVLEQQTQLQKEKNQNQVELHTKLEKLEVLEEQCLKLTATQRIAEDKIKHLEEKLCKEEHQRKLIQDKAAQLQTEFEINRILLSLVSSQNEPKKKNRKKKKTQKKNTTVKKTGLPQFHVKAGVLPFVAGKLQPFCYCKRTKRIAYYEAPQSSFLIARPRRSCTWDFRTNCCFKICICLFHIIFCHQKYF
- the CEP57L1 gene encoding centrosomal protein CEP57L1 isoform X2, translating into MDSESKHSFIGSFLQPPDKILPAAFTCRESKKLTAIGGDRLSPIPNNQAVVAALKTLQEKIHRLELERSQAEDNLCSLSAEAARYKKALEHESYRKEISHQELMQQRKDVSVQLNAAQSRCSLLEKQLDYMKKMVSSAELEKNMVLEQQTQLQKEKNQNQVELHTKLEKLEVLEEQCLKLTATQRIAEDKIKHLEEKLCKEEHQRKLIQDKAAQLQTEFEINRILLSLVSSQNEPKKKNRKKKKTQKKNTTVKKTGLPQFHVKAGVLPFVAGKSASSSHSVTANVQSVLHIMKHRNPHFSSRGQEGAAPGISGRTVASKSASACSTSSSVTRNISDLLLAIEDELGQMSFEHQELLKQIQETHNSKVREDLERELDCLVKKMEIKGEQISKLKKYHASIRKNVQKIKQKTQKLKQEAVHVKLKCGDPKETKEIPVAIKENRSKTCPGQKSKSSLQLLKNVQKLQSTLKRDDIMWEQ
- the CEP57L1 gene encoding centrosomal protein CEP57L1 isoform X3, which encodes MAMDSESKHSFIGSFLQPPDKILPAAFTCRESKKLTAIGGDRLSPIPNNQAVVAALKTLQEKIHRLELERSQAEDNLCSLSAEAARYKKALEHESYRKEISHQELMQQRKDVSVQLNAAQSRCSLLEKQLDYMKKMVSSAELEKNMVLEQQTQLQKEKNQNQVELHTKLEKLEVLEEQCLKLTATQRIAEDKIKHLEEKLCKEEHQRKLIQDKAAQKNTTVKKTGLPQFHVKAGVLPFVAGKSASSSHSVTANVQSVLHIMKHRNPHFSSRGQEGAAPGISGRTVASKSASACSTSSSVTRNISDLLLAIEDELGQMSFEHQELLKQIQETHNSKVREDLERELDCLVKKMEIKGEQISKLKKYHASIRKNVQKIKQKTQKLKQEAVHVKLKCGDPKETKEIPVAIKENRSKTCPGQKSKSSLQLLKNVQKLQSTLKRDDIMWEQ